One Glycine max cultivar Williams 82 chromosome 8, Glycine_max_v4.0, whole genome shotgun sequence genomic window, ATGGGTAAAGATGTTCTTATAGTACTTGATTTGCATTATGTGGACAAAAAGATAAAGGCCATAAACTGATATTTTAAAGCTGTCTTGTTCTGTCACAGTATTCTAAATCATTATTTTCGTGACTGGTGACTTCTAAAAGACCAAAAgggtaaaattataattaaacgtTATGTTGTTGGTTTGGTTGATGTCTATTATGTTACTTcagtgttattatttttcatattagtgAAAAACTGGTATTATAGGAATGTTAGTTTATATCTTTTATTCAAGTTACTTTGATTGATTAGTTCAACGGtaatttgaaagataaaaatttaatttccattGTGGTTTTTATGTAATATAAAGAGGTTAATAGTTGTCATAAGAGAGTACTgtagttttcttttattaatagcagttttcttctattttcctttGTTCTAACCAAAAGATATGTCAACTTTAGCTATGTAATGTTCCATAACTTTTTGCAcgttctttcttttctcattttcatgatttacatttttaataacaGGACATTTTATCCGACAATTTAGTTATTTGAGTTGAAATTAGATTTATGCAACACGTGATGCAAAAGTTCCCAAGGTCAAGCCAAATAGATTGGAGGTGGACTGCacccctcattttttaaaattcattaaatttgtaaataaaatcttatatttttatattttatttatatttatatttatataattgaacttattaattttattttttataatttacatttattGACTTAAGATCTTGAATTCGTCACTGAGAAGGAGGTTGactaatttacataataaagatATGTTTGGGAATTATCTTTTTACTTCACTATGATGATTATGCTAATGCACTCATTCATGAGGATAGACATGTTGAAATCAGAGacaagaaaacattttttttccattcaaattgattcagctttacttctttttttctttcaatgaaGGCCCCAATTAGTGAGTTAAGGTGTTATTCAACGCATTTCAGGATTTGGAGCACTTGACCGTTGAATTGCATGTTCCAGAAAGAAACACACATgagaagaaaattatttaagttttaattttatgaaacctACATGTTTTACCTTTTTCTAACAACATATGCAGTTTAACTCTTGCCAAAATATGTTGGATCAAGATCGAAAAGTTGTGAATTATCAAAATATCTATTGATCTATGCGATCGATATTTTTAAAGTGGGACAGGTGTTTTGAAAgcgatagatttttttttattatatatcaaaGTCGAAAAGTAATGCTACATTCGGATATATCTCATCGGCTCAACCACTCAAACCAGTTACACCAAGTGCCTtataaagtttttgttttttgataaattagaaaattaagatTGAGTTCAGTGAATGAGATTAATATCTCATAACGTGGTAAATTGGTAAATTaaggtttaaatttttgttgagaaattttttggtaaattagaaaactaatttagaataaataaaattaagtctAGTGAAAATGATTAATCTTTCATAACATGGTGaattatgatttaaattttcGTTAAGATACTCACATTTAGTATTTGGTTGTGTCTCCAATAAAATTacttccaaaagaaaaaaatcaggggaaataaaaacaaaaacaaaataattcagaATTGTTCCAATTAAACTAGTTGTGTAATATTTTAAGGAATTATTCCCTCCATCTCTAAATAATATAAGACactctttttaaaatttgtttgtcttttttattagaCTGTTGTCTAATTCTATCTTTCAGGGATTATTAACGGATCAAAATACCCTTATTATTTTAgtacatattatatattgtcTCTTTTTGAGGATTGAAAAGTGaagacattatttttaaaatcaaaatcccACTACTAATATTCTCTTttcatacattaattatttaggtgaaaaataatcaaatgaaaaaaaatagttaatcccAATAACTTtaagcataatttttttaaaaaaaatattacagttttttaatgttattaactaaattaacaaaactcttaataaatataaattaattataagtttCTTATATTTAGGAAGAAAGGGAGTCATTGTACAATCAAGTCTGATTAAACCACTATAGTTGTTGTAGCATCTTACTATTCTACATGAGTCTAACTAGTGTGAAATACAGAAAtacaattttaagtgaaatttaaaattggacCTAGATGTTTTAGCAAATGACTAAAAGGTAAACCTAGACTTTGGAGCCATAAGAAAATAACTTAAACTTTAAATCAAGAAAGTAAGTAACCTTCAAGGAGCAaatgaattaagaaaaaatataatggaTCTAATAACTGTCATGAAAATAATGGTCAATGCAATTAAATACCCCTTGTTTTGAAAAAGAACATATAACgcattaaattaataatcttcAACATTGAATTTAATTAGAGCATGTAGGTAATATAGGCTAGTCCATTATCATCGTGGAGTGAAATCCAATCCTAAAATTTGTTCTTGATATTGATTTCCTCCAATCTTGATAACTTTTACATTCTTGTTTTCCATTCAAATACTATCTCTTCgtttaattcttaataaatcacgataaatttgtaattataaaatacAATCAATGTGGAAGAGTGATTATTTTCATTCATAGGCACCAGTTATACACCTGCGATTTTTTCATGACACTATTTTCACACAAAAATCCCCATTGGCCTAGAAATGTAGTTTGCTCAACTAGCTTAGAAAGTTGTGAAACCTCGATCATGACAGAAGGATTAGTCACATTCTCAACTTGAGAGTTACTCATATCCTCAACCAAAATGTAAGTtaagaatttagcatatatgcatatattcGACAATTGTAGTACCCTTACTAAGACGACAGAACTTATATCTCCTAACACAATCTGGTTAGTCTATCTAGCACCCAAATATGGACCTTAGAACTATCATTCTCTCCAACGAATTATAAACTTTAACTTCAATTTAGACAACACCAAACTTAAAATTCTATCTAGGGTTCAAAAGACGTTTAAGGTCAAATTTACTAGAATTTTCATTAAGAGTGtttacaaaatcaaaaatatttataaaaattatataaatatattgtttttatgttattttatatttatcaactagttcaacaattaataatatcaaatatttctAATTCAATGAAttagtttaacatttttttaacttttaactaataattttaattaacaattaaattttcaacTTTGAACTGACTTTTTAAACTAACTTGTCttctatttttactaaatataaccTTTATTGTATCTTTTTCATTGTAATGCCGTGAGATAATTACCCCTTTCTTTAACGCTTCCTTTCATGCATGTAACGATATGTCCCACGATATTTGTCCCTCTGTGAACATTATTGCATAtgatcttcattttttattatagacTAAGTGACGTCCCAACATTTAATgtccataaaaattaaataggaaATAATTGTAGAATATGTAAtagaaataattcatttttatttctttaaatatgtatccaacttctttctttccctttccctttatttttcatttaaaaaggagaagtgaaagaaataaataaaaaattatattaggtAGACATTCCTCctatttaagattatttttcgTCTTTAATTCGTGAAAAATCATAATTGTGAAATTAAACATTTGTTAAACCTTCTGCAAAATGACAAATTTAGGATTCAATCTCTTGGCACAGCAAATAGGAGTGAAAATAAGTTGGTCAAATAGGATTTAAGTTACAACAAATTACACTAACACATCTAATATTTCATGTAATTACACAAATATTTCATGTTTTGTTAATCATTACTTTTATCTTCTTTGTAGGGGATGTTAGTGTAAGGTTTAGGAGAGTGTTAGTATAATTCAAACTTAAAggaaaattaatttagaaaaaggataaaattatgtataatttaataaaagataaatgttaTTATAATATGCTCTTTTACTTAAATAGGtttaatatgtttaaaaaaattaatgcccaaatttgatattttatttgtcaTAACCTTTTTTATACCTgtccttattttttaaagtcGAACTTGAGGACGTGTTAACCTATTTACAAGCTTATTCAATATTAAATCTTTTAGATAGACCAAACCTATCCCTAAATACACTAATAGGCTAATAGAATGACGAGGAAAAACTtcatataaaacaaattataaataatgaaaattaaaatcactGCTACTTAATAACTTAAGGCCTCAAAGACAAAGGAAGAAATAGGTAAGCTAAGTTTTATAAAGTAAAATCAAGTCTATTTGAGATTTAATACAACTTTCTTAATAGCTtacttaaaaacataatttacaacAAAATCTCTAAATAAGTAATAAACTCATCCTTTAATAAACTTATAGGCTTGACTGTTTATATAAATCAATGtacttaatatttaaaaaggtgcataaatatataattttaaaacataacaagaattttaatatagtaataataccaataaaaatatattatttagatttaattaaataggatAGCCTATTAGGCTTAACAACCTTTTAGAATGATATAAACTtgatattttaatcaaatagaCTTTTATAAAAGCCTTACTCTAATTTATTTCCTAAAAAAGTTTAGCCAacccttttttatttcttaaaaaagtatAGCATAAGTGTTATATAAACTAGACCATAAGTCCCTATTAGGTCAAGCCTATCCTGTTCCCACCCTGATTGCAAGTAAAATTCACTTATGATTACAATCCACTTCCAGATTGACCAACCACTGTTATAcatcttatttataaatttgagaAATATTCTCATAATAATGATTCAAAATATTccctcattatttttaaatatctgtAGTTCCTTGTAAACTGCAATATAGAAAaactttaaacataaaaatgagCATTCCCTGCAAAATGAAGAAGAGTTTGGCTACTACATTCGTTTGAAGATCACAGGTTCACACAATGGAAGAAACGCAGAGAGGGACAGAGAAAACTGTTAATTGGTAAATGATCTATGACATAGTTTGAGTCTATGTACAGAAGTGTACTGATTTGCAGCTAGGTAACAAATGATAGTATCTATGCATCTATACCCCCCGTTACTATGTAACTTTTTTCTCTGGATAATGTTACAATGTTACTAATGAAACCTGTTTCTTGCTGATTTGTATGTGACTAACCTATACACTTGAATTTTTCCTATTAATCTACCTTCCCTAGCCATTTCTAATTGTTAccattaaaagatcaaatttatcAAGTTTCCACCCTCCAACTGATGCTAAAAAATAAGCCTCAATGACACGCATCAGAAACAAAAAAGTTAAGTTTTAACAGCAGAATTGGTTCTGAGAGGAGGTAATGGCAACAGGTTTCTAATTACAAAGCCACTTCCCCAAAAAGAGGCAAGACAGAGACCCATTATAGCCATAGCAATGACAGAACATGCAGGAGGAACTGCCTGACTACTATCCAAAAATTGCGTTGCAAGGAGTCCTGCAAGGGTGGAACTCTGCATTCCAGTGCATAGTGAAATCGTCCTGCTCACCTGTTCTTCCTGCCTGTGACAGAATTTATTGTATCAGTCAATTTGAAATATGGCACAAAGTAAAATATTATCTTGACAAGTGTTTTACTCAATCATCTTGAGAATAAAAGTTATTGCAAGAAAATTATGTTAGATGACACATTCCAATGATAGTTCAAAGCAATAAATCTCAGtcacaaaatataaaagtttccTTTAAGAAGAAAGATCTCTTTTTATGCATcattagcatttcatttcagATATCTGATATAACTAAAGAGGATGCTAAAACACTCAACTTCAATATGGAACAGcttaatgaaaacaaaacaatccGTTCAATTTAAATACAGTTAATAGATATAATCATATAACCAAGTAGAATATGTTTTCTGAAGGAATTTAACTTTAAAGCTCTTCATTATGACATATATGTGTCAATTTCAAAATAccaattttaatgtatttgccaatttcattttaaatctttatcaaGGCATAACTATTTGTCAATTAGAAGCTTGAATGGCCTAGTCAGTAAAAATAGCAGCTATTATCACTAACTAGTTACTAAAAGAGGCCACCAGATGAACAAATATTACTATGCATTATAATTTAGGTATTTTTCTTTGGTAATCTACTTCTAAAAGTGAACATACCTCAAGGATGGAATCTTTGAGAACCAATATCCTAAAGTGAAGGCAACAACATGAAATGTTAATACTGGAAAAACCAACCGGAGACCTTCGCCtgtcaaaatttgactcctgtTTAAAGCAAGAGGGCTGCCAATGCACAGTGAAGTACAAATCATGGCAACAAAGGGCATCACAGGTTGAAGAACAGATACAACTGACTTTGCATATGTATTGAGAAGAAGACCAAGGGTCACCGGAACAAGTACAACCTGTCAAATATTTATAACTAAAGCCGTCATTAAATCAAATTCGAGTAGAATATCATAGAAGCACTCAGTAGTCACTACACACCTGCAGAATTGACTTTGACATGGCAACTGCATCAACTGGCACTACTGATCCAATCAGAAGACCAGTTAACAGAGGTGTAACAATAACTGATGCAATTGTGGTATAGCTTGTGAGAAGAATGCCCAAGGCTACATCCCCTTTGCTTAAGAAGTTTGCATAGCTGGATAGTTGAGCCCCCGAAACACAAGCTGTGAGGACAAAGCCCGCGTAAAACATCCTAGACAAACCAAAAGCCTTTGCAACCAAGATTCCAAGAACAGGCTTAAGCACGTATTGCGCAATTAACCCAATGGTAAGTGGCAAAGGTCTGCATCAAAATGAAGACAATGAACATTGGAAGAAGCTCCAAGACTTCACGTGTTCAAAAATTAAGCAGCAAATAGAGAAATTAGTAATGAAAGACGTACCTTTTAAATGCAAGAGCGAAGTCATCTACGGATAGTCTTATTCCAATAGACAACATAATCCCACCAAGTGCAGGAGCATATAACTCTTTTGATACCCTGCTCAAGTTGAAACCTCAGTCAGTTCTTGAATTTCTAAACTATTCCACTGTACATGCTCTAActgaataacaaaattacaaatactAACAgggaaagagagaaaacaaagaacaactacaacaaaaaataaaataactttgatTCGGTAACATATTCACAGAAAAAGGCCAGCCAGAGTACCATAACAAAGGTACCTACTGCCTAATACTATCCTACAAATCATTAATCAAATACATCATAACTTGTTCTCATGTTATTAATCAATAATCCTTAATAATCTCGATTAAATTAGTATTCAATAACTAAAACTTAGGGGCACTTTCCGATATATACAATAGATGCAGTTTCTTGGGTGGTGGTGTTGTTTCTCCAATAAGAACTAGAGTTTCACCTCATTAATTcacataataaaatatcaacatAGATTACTGAGGTGCAATTATAATTCTGATTTCAGAAGAGTACCAAAAACACTGTAGAATGGTATATTACTAATATGCAAGTTTTGTCCATAAACTATTAGTTCCAAAAAGACGCAAgtcaatatttttagaaaataacaaCCTTTCAAGCACAATTAAAAAAACGGTCTCGCTAGATTAGACGTTAGTTAAGAAACcactttattataaaataaaactatcaattttcatttcaataaataattattttaatacagaCAGCGAAAAATAAGAAGAGCCACaagcaaaaaagaaacaagccGTTCAGCGCAACCTCTGACAAAGGTAATTAAGTACGATCGGCTACATGTATTACACCaatgattaaaaacaaaacaaaagtgaCAAGGttcataactaaaaaaaataaggtcCACTACATGAATTACACGACATCATTCTACacgattaaaaaacaaaacaaagtgacAAGAGTCATATAAGTCATGACTAAGAAGCCTACCAAGTAAAAGTGGAGGGTTTAGCGAGAGCGGCAACGGCGGTGGCAGCAACAACAACGGGAAGCAATGCGGAGAGAAGCTGAGACAAGTCTCTTTCTCTCGCTTCGCCGCCAACGGCGCTTCCGTCGTCGTCACCGCCGAAAGAGAGCAACGAGAACTTCCCCTGTCTCCGGTGGAACCGGAACCCGAATCCGCCGCGGAACTGAGAAGTGGAGCAGGCGAAACTCGACGCGGCACCACCACCACCCATCGAACCCCTCTGCTGAACCCTCCAGAAGGACGCGCTGCGGGAGCGCGCGTGGGATTGGAATAAGGGTGAGGCTTGGAGCCTGGGGTGTGTGGAACACGCGACTGGGATTGAGGCCATTAAGAAGGGAGGGGGGGTGTCGGCGGCGATGACCGTGAAGGCGCTGCCGGTGAGGTTAGGGAGAGAGGAATGGGAACGTGTTGTGAGAAGAGAAGATGAGGTTATGGAAAGAGTTTGGCATATTATATGAAGTGAAGGTATGCGAAAGTGAAAGTTGGAGAGAGACAGTGATGGCTGTGTTTGATTGTGTAGAATCAAATACTTATTATTTGAGTGATACACGGCTGTGAATGAGTGGCTGAGTTGGTTGGGGTTGGGGTTGGGGGATTATACATACAGGTATATTGCAAGGCCAAGGTAGGATCAATGTAAGTATATATTTTAGGGCATGTTTGGGTAAGTTTCTAGAAGTAtttctagaagaagaaaaaaataaaatgagtttttttattaattaaaagtaagttttctattagttaatttgtagatgttatctcattttttagagaagttatattaatgaatttctaaaaattaactcatgaaaaatttgtttttgtttatgaaaaagttcatctcattttttttttaattttagaaatactTCTAAAAAAACTTACTCAAATAGGACTTAGTCTAGTATTTAAGGTTAAGGACTTAAGGATGCTTTTTTAGATTTGAGTAATATTAAGGTTTAATATagattgtaagttttttttttcaaaataaaatacctTGGATATCGTGGCCACTAACAGTGTCAAGttcaatttaacaaaaaagGCATGATTAAAGCATTTTTAAAAAGCTAGAGAATCTAATCGGAGTGTTTGAAAATTTAAGGacccaattaaaatattttaaataattcaaaaatcaatataaaaaaagaaactcagGTGAAATCTGAAAAATATAAGTTgtgaactttttttcttttggtattAAGTTGTgaaaatttagatttaaaaaaaggTTTAGTGAATGTTAACTTAACATCTATGAATGTCAATCATTTAAGAAATGTGAAAAATTGTTAATTGTCATACTTGACCCTTAATGTTACACAAGTATGAAATCACCAGCTGCATTTACTATAAATATGACAAAactattatatttaaagttcttaaaaaaaactttaaaatacaATTACCAACaagttttgtgttgtttttgttcataataattgtgaaataatgacaaa contains:
- the LOC100804604 gene encoding probable sodium/metabolite cotransporter BASS3, chloroplastic; the encoded protein is MASIPVACSTHPRLQASPLFQSHARSRSASFWRVQQRGSMGGGGAASSFACSTSQFRGGFGFRFHRRQGKFSLLSFGGDDDGSAVGGEARERDLSQLLSALLPVVVAATAVAALAKPSTFTWVSKELYAPALGGIMLSIGIRLSVDDFALAFKRPLPLTIGLIAQYVLKPVLGILVAKAFGLSRMFYAGFVLTACVSGAQLSSYANFLSKGDVALGILLTSYTTIASVIVTPLLTGLLIGSVVPVDAVAMSKSILQVVLVPVTLGLLLNTYAKSVVSVLQPVMPFVAMICTSLCIGSPLALNRSQILTGEGLRLVFPVLTFHVVAFTLGYWFSKIPSLRQEEQVSRTISLCTGMQSSTLAGLLATQFLDSSQAVPPACSVIAMAIMGLCLASFWGSGFVIRNLLPLPPLRTNSAVKT